A stretch of Brassica napus cultivar Da-Ae chromosome C6, Da-Ae, whole genome shotgun sequence DNA encodes these proteins:
- the LOC106403159 gene encoding deoxypodophyllotoxin synthase, which translates to MGSSMKSSSKVPVLDLTSRQDLNPNTSTWRSISREACEALEEYGCFVALYDGVTQELDDSIFAAAEELFDLPTDTKRKNVNEKPYHGYVGQMPVIPLHEGLGIDYVTNKEEAQRFTHLMWPRGNHQFCETAHGFSNSVAELDRLVVRMIFENYGVEKHYDSHEGSKTYLLKFLKYLAPPESISMPAFPQHTDKTFLSILHQNGVNGLEVKSKDGGWISLHLPPKSYVVMAGDISMGWSNDRIRSCEHRVTMEGDKTRYTLGLFSFIKGLVSVPGELVDDEHPLMYKPFDNIALINFYATKEGREAKSTLKAYCCI; encoded by the exons ATGGGATCATCCATGAAGTCTTCTTCTAAAGTTCCAGTTCTTGATCTCACGAGCCGACAGGACTTGAACCCAAACACGTCCACGTGGCGTTCCATTTCTAGAGAAGCCTGTGAAGCCTTGGAGGAATACGGCTGTTTCGTGGCCTTGTACGACGGAGTAACGCAGGAGCTAGATGATTCAATCTTCGCCGCTGCTGAGGAACTGTTCGATCTCCCGACTGACACAAAGAGGAAGAACGTGAACGAGAAGCCGTACCATGGCTATGTTGGTCAAATGCCTGTGATCCCTCTTCATGAAGGTCTTGGTATTGACTATGTTACAAACAAAGAAGAGGCTCAAAGATTCACTCATCTCATGTGGCCTCGAGGAAACCACCAATTTTG CGAAACCGCTCACGGTTTCTCAAACTCCGTTGCGGAATTGGACCGACTAGTTGTGAGGATGATATTTGAGAACTACGGTGTGGAGAAACACTATGATTCACATGAAGGGTCAAAGACTTACTTACTCAAATTCCTGAAGTACTTGGCTCCACCAGAGTCAATCTCAATGCCAGCTTTTCCTCAGCACACGGACAAGACCTTCTTATCAATACTTCACCAAAATGGTGTGAATGGTTTAGAGGTGAAATCAAAGGACGGTGGATGGATTTCTCTTCATCTCCCACCGAAGTCATACGTTGTCATGGCTGGTGACATCTCTATG GGTTGGAGCAATGACAGGATACGTTCTTGTGAGCATAGAGTAACAATGGAAGGCGACAAGACAAGGTACACTTTAGGTCTTTTCTCTTTTATCAAGGGATTGGTTTCGGTCCCTGGGGAGCTTGTGGACGACGAACATCCTCTCATGTACAAGCCTTTCGATAACATCGCTCTCATAAATTTCTATGCAACCAAAGAAGGCCGTGAAGCGAAGTCAACTCTCAAAGCATATTGTTGTATCTAA
- the LOC106405098 gene encoding 2-oxoglutarate-dependent dioxygenase AOP3: protein MSSKIPTLDFSREDLKPGTKYWKSTSKNIRQALEEYGCFIIDLQDKTPLDLLDQVFGSLVQLFDLPTQTKMKNKYDKPLNGYVGQIPALPLHESLGIDNATSLEATRSFTGLMWPQGNKHFSECVHKYAEFAAKLDQMVTRMVFESYNVEKHYKPYIESTTYLLRVLKNSAPNNDKPNLGFVTHTDKSFTTILHQNQVNGLEMETREGEKININLSSPSLFMIVAGDALMAWSNDRVWSPRHQVLVSGETDRYSLGMFSFNNGTLQVPEELIDHQHPLMYKPFDHIGLLRFYRTDIGYKSECPIKAYCGI from the exons ATGTCTTCTAAGATCCCTACCTTAGATTTCTCAAGAGAAGATCTGAAACCAGGCACGAAGTATTGGAAATCAACAAGCAAGAACATAAGACAAGCACTTGAGGAATATGGATGTTTCATCATAGATCTTCAAGACAAGACTCCTTTAGATCTTCTTGACCAAGTCTTTGGTTCTTTGGTCCAGTTGTTTGATCTCCCAACACAAACCAAAATGAAGAACAAATACGATAAGCCTTTAAATGGCTATGTTGGTCAGATTCCAGCTCTTCCTCTTCATGAAAGTCTTGGTATTGATAATGCCACTTCTTTAGAAGCAACCAGAAGCTTCACCGGTTTGATGTGGCCACAAGGAAACAAACACTTCAG TGAATGTGTGCACAAGTATGCGGAGTTTGCAGCCAAGCTTGATCAAATGGTGACACGGATGGTTTTTGAAAGCTATAACGTCGAGAAACACTACAAACCATACATTGAATCAACCACTTACCTTCTCCGTGTGCTGAAAAATAGTGCACCGAACAACGATAAACCTAACTTAGGATTTGTCACACATACAGACAAGAGCTTCACAACAATACTTCACCAGAATCAAGTCAATGGTCTCGAAATGGAAACTAGAGAAGGAGAGAAAATCAATATCAATCTATCATCACCTTCACTGTTCATGATCGTCGCAGGCGATGCCTTGATG GCATGGAGCAATGATAGGGTTTGGTCTCCAAGACACCAAGTTCTAGTGAGCGGCGAGACAGACCGATACTCTCTTGGAATGTTTTCATTCAACAATGGAACACTTCAAGTACCAGAAGAGCTTATTGATCATCAACATCCTCTTATGTATAAGCCCTTTGATCATATTGGTCTACTTCGATTTTACCGTACTGACATAGGTTACAAATCAGAATGTCCTATCAAAGCCTATTGTGGTATTTGA